The DNA region gaCTTCTGCCTTTGCTCCAccagcttagctgctcttgtctcAATTagcgcgtcgagctcctctgtggaaagcatcaccgagtgcggtcgtccagcttcgtccattgatttcgatcggatgcaggagcgttcccacagacggcgccaatttgatcctgtccgaatcgctgaatcagcggacgctgggcacgtggtgctctcctagTTGATGACGTGGCTCCCCCGCTGACCgtgtggagctccggcgaacctgcaaagaagtcgggccgggaaggggttcccggcgacgaccctccgacgctcaagtcaggcaaacgaGCAGCAAACAAGTGGTTTCGAATATGAGAGTCActctacctccggcgaagtctgtgagctcttatatagagctggaggAAGCTCATGCACACcaatcgaggtgtacacgtgtactGTGGCCATACCCGGGTATGGTTTGTTAGGTGACCTTgcttgacgccatactgctacagttcaacCACCTTTCTGATGGGACATGAGGACATTCTGTCCTAGGCCTTCGTACATAACATGTCCTTCGACCATACTTCCTGTCAAAGGATGTTCCCTTGCTTCACATTTATGGTGAACGTCCCGCCGATCGGCAATCCCATTCTGCCCAGCCAAACTTAAATGCTAGTCTGCTCGGGAGAATCTGGGTCGTGCGCTCGGCTACGCTTATTCAGTCTGATTGATTTATGcattggccgagcggacctcCATGTCGGCTCGGCGTCCTTGTTTATCATGAgtgtcggaaacccgacccctcgTCGGGTCTATGCTTCTGTTTATGCCCTTGGGCCGTTCCGCCCCTACTGCCCGGTCGGTCGCCATTCCCCAATCGGCCTTTGGCCTTGGTCTTCACATGGTGTTGACTTCTCTATGAAAAAAAAAAGGGCCACCTTATCACAGGATCAGCCGACTTGATTAAAAGGCTTGTGAACATGTTCAATGATGTGTTGTGttgaatttatattattttaattattagatttgttgaatatttattcaaatgaatttttgaatttgcTTAACAAGCCTACAAAATGAgttctaaaacgagccttaaaacgagTCAAAAAGAGCTCTAAAATTAGCCCGAGCTCGGTTaatgagttaggctcgttaacctTGATAATCGAGTTAATAACAAGCTGAGCTTAAACTCTTCACGAGCTTGACAATTCTAAAACGAGCCCAGTTCAAGCCTGTGATAAAAGTTTGATTTgagctcgagtcgagctcgagcctgaatataacttaaacgaatTGAACTCGAATCTAATATTATTCAGCTCGGTTCAGCGAGTTTGCATCCCTAATCACACAACCCGAATTAAAATTTGATCTGAAAtactaaatttaataaataataaataaataaataaataaataaatagaacaagGGTAGACATATAGAACCCATAATTAACACACAGCAGAGGCACATAGCAATGTTCGAGATGAGCAACACTGTTTACTGTCCATACAAAAaaagacagaaaataaaagaaaatatctgTATCAAGAATTATACAAGCAAAGACAAATACATAAAACATATATGGAAAAGCACACTACAAATGCACAGCAAGTACACTTAATTTAATCCAGAAGCTTAATTATGTGCTGGTTAATCGTCGAATATGGCCCATCACTTTTCAGCCTCTGTTCTTGCGTTTCTCCATTGCCGTCGGTGCTGTAattagaaagaagaacaagaaattaagtttgattaatttgtttcataattaatattatattcatTCTCGATCACGTAAAAATATGAACTTACCAAGTCCGACGACCTCTGATCCCTTCATGACTCGCAAGCGTTTGCAGGAGTCAACAAACATCCTGCAGGATTAATCAATATTGTATTAAATTTACTACacgaaaaataatatataaaattaaactaaggcAATAATATATAATAAAGTATGACTTACTCCCAAGGAACGTCCCCGACGAGCATCCAGTCGCCGTCCTTGTCTTCATAAGTCGTCACATACTCGGATCCATTGATCACCAGCGCCGTCACCTTGCCGGCGCCGTTCATGAAATCCCTCACTCTTAGTACTCCTTCCTCAGATCCATAATTTCCTGATAAATCTTTCGATAATGAATTACTAATTTACAGAGAAGCCTCATGATCTCTTCTTAATTACATGTTGATCAATGAAAGAGCAGAATACAAGAAAATGAACTGATCAGGAAGTAGTTAGTTAATTACCGGAGGTGGCGAAGGAGGAGAACATCTTCTGCAAGGCCGTGGAGAGTTCCTGGTAGCTCTTGTAGGTCTTCAGGTCTACCTTACGAAGGTAAGGAGCCCCGTCCATGCTCACCTTCACAAAGGCGGCGGCAGCAGCGGCGGCCTTGTCGCTTTGTTCTTCCTTGTTCTTGCTCTCAGACTGCTGCTGCACGTTGAGAATGTTCTTCCTGAACGATCGAACCGGAGGCCAACCCACCGCCTGTGCCCTGCAGTCGACAACTAACTATTTCAATTCATATTTGTAGATCAACACAGTAAAAGATTGATTTAATTTGATCGATCGTCAAATTAGTTTCTGGAATTGGGGAGAAAGTCATACGTACTTGGGAGCTGGTGGCTTCTCATGAGGATCAGTGGCCTTGTTTCCTTGCTCGGCGGACTCTGATTCCTTGCTCTCCACAGGAGTTTGAAGCTTCAGCTTCAGATCAATTGTCTCCAGGAAGCCTCTCTTCCCGGAGCTCCTGATCACCGCCACCTCCGCTAATTCTCCGGCGCCGCCGCCCGGCAGTCCCAGACGCAGCTCAGTCTCCTCCAGCATCAACCCGCTTGCCATCACTTCTCCGGCCGCCGACGATCGACGAGAATGTCGTCTCTCTCTCTCTGCTTCTCCTTTCCTTCTTCAGACAAATTAAAGAGAGCGTATAGTTGGCTATAAATTAAGGAGACGGAGGAAACTTATAGGTGGGCCCGCGCACCCGGCCCCACTCCTGCTCACAACACGTGTGCACCGCCTGGCCGGTCCGCATCGCGTAATTAATCCCGGTTCGAACCGCCGACCGGCCCGAGGTTTTAAAGCATCGTCCATGTGCGGGGATTCCTCGAGAGACCACGAGCGGTTCACCCACGTGAACCCTGTCTCGCATTAACCGGACAGAGCCgattaattaaaccaaacccggCGCTTTTGCCGCGGTTGGATTCTCTCCGTGCATGATACTTCTACTTCAGGCTAcgtaaaatataaatacaaatggaACAGTGGAAACATATCTGATGGATTCAGAGaggtttaattttatatatagacTTGTTCATTGGTTTTGGACAAGTCTGGTTGCTAATAAAAATTAATCAGTGAGTGGGATTAATTAGTCACCGAGGTAAATGAATTGATAGATTCTCTCTGACAAAAGTATGAAGATGTAGGACAAGACAACCATGTTGCTAGATTCTCACTTTCATGTCTAAGATTGTGTAATTAACTTAATATGCATCAATATTAATTTATGCATTCGAACATGGTTTTGTTATAGAATAGCAAAATATATAGAGACCACCGCTAGCTCTTTTACTgcattgttagtttaagtttaataTTCCTTTATTCGAAATGTGATTACGCATGCAGTGCATTAATGAGCCAGGCCAGAGCTTATCCAACTGGAGACAAACATACTCTCATCCGATCGATCGAGATATGGCTACTCGATCGATCAGGAGGTTTAGTAGGGAGTTTAGGCAGCTTTAATTGTGTAATTATTAACTAGATTATAATAAAGCAGACGTATCTGCTTGTCGCATGCGAGGTCACAGTCCGTCTACAGTCGAGGTCACAATCCATCTACACTATCGAAATTAAGCTTGACATGCACAGAGGTTGTGGCCGATCGAAGTGGGCATTGCCTCACAATTAGCTAGGGTTCTTGTCTTTGGGTTGCTAAGGGAAATAATCAGAAGGGATGGTGACATAGTATGAGATATTGAATTCGTTGATTAGTGAATGTCAAAAGTAATCTTATATAAATGGTTAATTCGAAGAGaaatataaagaaataaaaaaaaaagttaaaatacttttaacTTCTTTTCTATCTAATAGTATGTATTTCTgtgtttaaaaaataacatttaatcCATCAAAAGTTAAATGTGAGAAATCTTATAAAATATAATTGTGctctttttttatcatttttaataaTAACCTTTAGAGggaaaaaatatattgaattgaCTATTATATCCTTCGGTATAAATCCTCACAAAATTTATACATGCACCAAGataaataacaaaaaataataattttaaaagggaTAACCAGTCAAAAACTCATTCCACCACCCTCACTAAACCAAAAATAAACTAGAATtttaaattgataaatcaaaatcaaatgaagATGGAACAAAGTTCATTATTAAAAATCATCTCCTTATCATCAAATGTGACATAAAATCAAGTAGGAGTGATTTTGGTTCATCAATTTAGAATTCTAGCTCTTTTTTTGATTTGGTGAGAGTAGTGGAGTGAGTTTTTGCCTGGTTATAAActttttcaaagttgaaactctTCTGTTATTTATGCAGGTATATGTATGAATTTTATGAagagatttataaaaaaaaatagcacaattatcttttatttattatatatcacatataattatgagaaggagatttttaaTGATGAACTTTGTTCCATCTTCATTTGATTTTAATTCATCAATTTAGAATTATGATTTTTTTCATTTGGTGAGGGTGGTGGAATGAGTTTTTGGCTAGTTATCCTTTTCAGAattgttattttttattatttatgctAGTACATGTATAAATTTtgtaagtattttttttcaaatgatataATAGTCAATTCAATGTATTTTTTTCCTTTGaggttattattaaaaaataattaaaaaaaaagtcaaGTGCACAATTATCTTTAATTTACAAGATTTTCCACATTTGACTTTTGGTCATATgggattaaatattatttttaaacataGGAAGGTAAAATATTACTTGATAGAAAATACAAGGTTAAAGGTTTTTTAGTCTAAAAACCTCAATATTCCCAAGAAAAAAATGACGATCGAAAATAATATTAGTCATAACAACTAAACACGGGTTTAAATAAACTCAAAACCCTAACTTATAAAAACTAGAAATACATTTaaatactaaaaataaaaaattattaaaaatggtaaaaatatatatatatattctgaaAAGACCCTTATAAACAATgttttttaatcttaaaattaaccGATTACGGATTCCGCCCAGTAATAAATCTAGATCTCTTAAaactttgattaaaaaaatatatctcatTTTAATATCTGAGTAAAAATGACATGCGAAGATTTGTTATGTCGTTCCCGTATGGGATAATGATTGAGTGCATGTGTTCAAGCAATCTCTACTCTCTACCTGCAAGCATCCCACAGATATTGCCCTACGAGATCAGCTGTCTCTAGCTACGTACCTGTGTTTAATTTGCACAGCTTTAGAAGGGTAATTTTGCATGCACTCCCCATTGATAAACAAAACTTTACATGCAGTCCCCATCAATTaaaatctttgttttcactccccaGTTAAGCATCTTTACCaaattgcccatgatatttttaggtacaaaaagtctaaaaatcagtataaatcctcttaaattgagtatattaacttagaatctagtatattttctatcaaattgattacgattctaaaccctaaaccctaaaccctaaaccctaaccctaaaccctaaaccctaaaccctaaaccctaaaaaataagagaaacaattttgatagaaaatatactcgatttttaatataaagtactgactttaagaagaattatactcatttttggactttttatactcaattttgaaatttttgtactaaaaaatctgaggggcaatttaggtatcaatatttgcatgagagagttgaaacaagtaatactttgcatgcagggagtggaaacaaagttttttggacatggggattgcatgcaaagttaacattatgattggggatttttctctaatttaccgttaGAAGAACtactttttttttgaatttattagaatATCTGGACATTTTTACTTGATAGAAATAGGAGAGGAAGAAAGATCTTTCAGTTATATATTCTCGATGAAGGATGAGTTAATTAGTAACTCTATTCACTCACACaaataaagaagaggagaagaggaagaagacagcAAAGGAAAGGTGCCCCCTTGATGGTGGCTTCCCTTCTACTCAAAACAAAGAGGCAATTGTTTCATGTATTGTCAGAAATTAAACTAGGAGGGAACAGTGCACCTGTGTGCCGATGTGATGTTAATTAAAAAAGTCGAGACCTTGATCAATTACACCTTCATCCACTCTTTGATGGCTCTACCTGTGGAATCCATGATTACACGTTCCTTTCCTTTTGGACATTCAAATACATACTACATGCCTCTTGATCGTATAGATATGCATTTCTTTTTCCCATCTCTTTCAGCAGCAATAATTCTGTCCCTTTCCGCAGGGCCATCTGAAACTTAATGACTACAAGGATTGGCGCGTTCGGCAGTACCACTCGTGTGGCCCGTCGGCGTCCTCATCTCAGAACAGGATGAGCATGGCATTTAACTATTGTTATGGCCTGAGATATGTGACAGACGGGCAAGTCTTGAAGGAGGTGAGACGGTGCGTGGATGGCTCGAGCAGTGCGTGCATGATCAGAAGGGCCGTCCACTTAAATGCATCTCTTTCAGATGAGCTGTTACAGAGGACCACAATCTCATGGATACATCTTGATCCATGTTTTAAGATAATACACTATTTAAACTCATTAATTAGGTAAACATGTTGAATTAATCAGAAACCTCTGTCTACCTGAAAATCTGGGATTTTGTCCACCAGATATGTTGCAGTGTTGATTGGACCGCTACTACTCCACTGGCCTTAAATCAGAATTATTATTGATCACTAAATCAGACCATGCAGAAAAGCGTGATTTTGGAAGCATCAAAGGCGTCAGTCAAATTGTTCTACGCAAGTGAAAAGCAATACAAAATAACAAATGATTGCTGAAATAATTTTGTTGCATCGAAGGACCGACAATTATAACACCTTACTGAATGTTTCAGTAGAGATCTCACTCGACCAGTGAGGTACAAATAAAACTATAGTAAAGCGATAATAAACTTTCTGATCAAGAACAAACATGGCAAGGCGAGTTGGAGATTGACATCGTCCCAGATTGGCACAAACAGGCACAGAGTCTCTTGTTGGGGCTGTCGTCGGTTTTTTCCAAGTAGACGCCGATGGCGTTGACATGAGACGCTGCCCTTCCAAAGAACCCTACGACTTTGCAGTCGCATGGAAGTCGGCAAGGAGGGAAGACCGATCCACCGCACCCTTTTCCGAACGAATAGGAATTCTTATTCGTCACGATTTCCAGTTTGGTTAAACTGATCGTGTCGTAAGTTCCTCGAATCGACGTGATGTGCTCGTTCTCCCCGAGCTCAATCTGCATTCAGGTACGTGAAATGTATGAAACTGTGTTCATTTTATTGTCCATTGTTATCAGGTATATCAAACCTGATGGAGAGTGCCGCCTTCGCCTCCGATTCTCGGCGTCTTGTATTTTCTACAGTTGAAATTGTATTCTATCTGAATGGAGTTGATGCGGTCGTCTGCGCTCACGTTGAGGGTTTTGATGTTGTGAAAGGATCCAATGTCCCAATCGAAGCCTAAACGAGGTCCCCATGGTCCTTCTTTTCTTTCGTTTTCACTTCCGCACTGCATGTATTATGTGCATTTGAACTCAACCAAACCTCTCAATAACTCAGACAGTCGACTTTTAGTTGGTCCTCTGTTTTTGAGACTTGGTGCGATTTATATATATCAGAATTTAGTCGTGTTTAAGGATATGTATTCACCAGCGTGTAAAGATCTTGGTCGGCCACCACATTGAGGGTTCTGTGGACGGCAGCTTCGACTTTCTCGAGCGATTTGAGCGTCGAAAAGCCGCATTGGCTGTCCTGGCCGGCGGCGGCTGCCAGCTCGTCGAGGCAGCCGGCGAGGTGGCGGAGCTGCTCCATGGCGTTGTCCTCCTTGCAGTACATCTCTTTGATGAGTTTGAGCTGCAGGCGCTCCAGTTGGCACTTGATCTCCTTGAGCTTGCAGGCCTGCAACGTCGACGACGAAGCCTCCGGCGACTCAACCACTGCGACGGCGTCCAAGCTATTGATCAGGCGGCAGAGGAGCTCGACGACGCTGCTGCAAGGAAACATGATGAATGATGATGACGACGACGAACGATGAAGCCAAGTAGTGATGGAGCATGGAGTGTGCGCATGGCGGTCATTAATAGCGTGTGAGTGCATCTCCGAAGCATCGACATCGAGAAGCTTGAGGACAAAGAAAGAACAGAAGAGGGTGGGTTAAAGGGAAAGgtaaagataaagaagaagaagaggggattATTAAAAGAAAAGATAACGCTTGTCGTCCTATTTCAACATGTATGAATTTGTGCATGGTGTAAAATTTTAAAGGGACGATGATTAAATGGTGTGAGATCGAGATCTATATAAGACAAATCAACgtgagaaaaggaaaagaagcaaTGTGCCGCATGTGCTTATGTGGGTTGTGGTGGGGCCCGGCAACCCACGCAATGGATTATGGGAGTTTCCAGGCTGCGTTGCCCCAACAAGGCCCAACATTGAGCCCAACAAGGCATATATATAATAGGCTTTGTTGGGCTGTATGGCTATAGGATCCTCTATCAGAAAAACTTTCACAGCATTCCAAAGCTCATTCTCCGTTAAACCTAAACATTGTCTTGTAAACAAAAGTCATGATCCTCTGGGTCAAAAAATTCTATTTGTCTCCTCGTCCCAACATTCCGCCTAACCCACCCATGTCTTTCGATCCCATCTGCTTCATCAAGCTCTGAAGACCGCCCATGCCGCCTATCTGCTTGAGCATTTGCGGCGGCAAGACCTTACTCATGTGTTGCGCATTCATATTTCGAGACAAAGAACTCATATCGCCTTTCTTTGGGATCTTTAGTCCCTTCATCTTACTCCAAATTTTGGCTAGGCGCTTGTATTCCTCCATCATCTCCATGACATCTCTGACCGACCGGCCTGAGCCCCTTGCGATCCGCATAATACGGGAATCATTAAACAGTTTTGGATTTGTGCTGTCCAACTCTGAGTTGCACGGAAGAAACGAGGAATAAGAGTTTATCCAATATTGTAGTATTAATTATCATAGTTACCTGCATTTGTCATGGAATCCATCATGGTCATGTAACGCTTGATTTTTGCTTGACTTTCCTTCTCATGACCTTTCGGCATCAACTCTGAGCTAGATCCAGGTAGCATAGAAAAGACCTAAATGCAACATAGCGCTGATCAGAAGATCTGGAAAACAAATGGAACCATATCTTACTGGAACGGGATTAGAATGCAGGGCATGAAAGACAAAAACATGAAAGAA from Zingiber officinale cultivar Zhangliang chromosome 4B, Zo_v1.1, whole genome shotgun sequence includes:
- the LOC121975579 gene encoding auxin-responsive protein IAA30-like, yielding MASGLMLEETELRLGLPGGGAGELAEVAVIRSSGKRGFLETIDLKLKLQTPVESKESESAEQGNKATDPHEKPPAPKAQAVGWPPVRSFRKNILNVQQQSESKNKEEQSDKAAAAAAAFVKVSMDGAPYLRKVDLKTYKSYQELSTALQKMFSSFATSGNYGSEEGVLRVRDFMNGAGKVTALVINGSEYVTTYEDKDGDWMLVGDVPWEMFVDSCKRLRVMKGSEVVGLAPTAMEKRKNRG
- the LOC121975578 gene encoding uncharacterized protein LOC121975578; protein product: MHSHAINDRHAHTPCSITTWLHRSSSSSSFIMFPCSSVVELLCRLINSLDAVAVVESPEASSSTLQACKLKEIKCQLERLQLKLIKEMYCKEDNAMEQLRHLAGCLDELAAAAGQDSQCGFSTLKSLEKVEAAVHRTLNVVADQDLYTLCGSENERKEGPWGPRLGFDWDIGSFHNIKTLNVSADDRINSIQIEYNFNCRKYKTPRIGGEGGTLHQIELGENEHITSIRGTYDTISLTKLEIVTNKNSYSFGKGCGGSVFPPCRLPCDCKVVGFFGRAASHVNAIGVYLEKTDDSPNKRLCACLCQSGTMSISNSPCHVCS